A section of the Caldanaerobius polysaccharolyticus DSM 13641 genome encodes:
- the cmr4 gene encoding type III-B CRISPR module RAMP protein Cmr4: MSEFKKQHYLLVTLDPVHIGTGGYRLGRVDLSIVREPGTRIPKIPGTSIHGAIRSYAAYLYENPAAAGQSQDNVEKPDKDPICYTFGYIKKTEQGEVKAYSGVVNVFDAQVVLFPVYSTVGPVWVSTKMRLEEAGFTINNISNAEHPDRVFLTWSRTEPINLGWLMVGVEGSISVTAPPNWEKDKYWTNIKDRIVVVSDYLFSHIVNSNLEVRTSVSINPETGAAEEKALFTYEAIPRSTFLTMDIVLDDYRAGSTDSKDWPFPVKQTAKNNSLPGGTWKGPLDVVKAGLQMMKLLGVGGMGTRGFGRVSMVGEPVEE; encoded by the coding sequence ATGAGTGAATTTAAGAAACAGCATTATCTTCTTGTAACTTTGGATCCTGTTCATATTGGTACAGGCGGTTATCGTTTGGGTCGCGTTGATCTCAGCATCGTTCGAGAACCGGGAACGAGAATTCCCAAAATACCTGGTACAAGCATTCATGGGGCTATTCGCTCTTATGCTGCTTATTTATATGAAAACCCGGCTGCAGCAGGACAAAGCCAGGACAATGTAGAAAAGCCTGATAAAGACCCTATTTGCTACACTTTTGGCTATATCAAAAAGACAGAACAGGGAGAAGTAAAAGCTTACTCTGGCGTGGTAAACGTGTTTGATGCTCAAGTAGTTCTTTTTCCAGTGTATTCAACGGTGGGGCCTGTTTGGGTGAGCACTAAAATGCGTTTAGAAGAAGCTGGATTTACTATTAATAATATATCAAATGCGGAACATCCAGATAGAGTTTTTTTAACCTGGAGCAGGACTGAACCTATTAATCTTGGCTGGTTAATGGTAGGGGTCGAGGGTAGCATAAGTGTGACCGCACCCCCAAATTGGGAAAAAGATAAATATTGGACAAATATCAAAGATCGAATAGTTGTAGTATCAGATTATCTTTTCAGCCATATTGTAAACAGCAATCTTGAGGTTCGCACCTCGGTGAGCATTAACCCTGAAACTGGTGCAGCGGAGGAGAAAGCTCTTTTTACATATGAAGCTATTCCACGTTCCACTTTTTTAACAATGGATATAGTTTTAGACGATTATAGAGCTGGTTCAACTGATTCAAAAGACTGGCCATTTCCTGTGAAACAAACTGCAAAAAATAATTCCCTGCCTGGGGGTACATGGAAAGGACCTTTAGATGTAGTTAAAGCGGGGTTACAGATGATGAAATTGTTAGGTGTTGGTGGCATGGGTACTCGTGGATTTGGACGTGTATCTATGGTTGGTGAGCCAGTGGAAGAGTAA
- the cmr1 gene encoding type III-B CRISPR module RAMP protein Cmr1, with product MELKLTTLTPLWTGGVHPGEMDHIQEAGIIGSMRWWFEVFVRGVGGKVCNLTERDKCSFSDKDYYDSTAVTLHQRLRDAGLCDVCQVFGATKWGRRFRLEIIEDDVISVDNNNLVRKIKLYERAYTSNNGKKKIPTWWLWSKSAVEDQKPRIGNFRIQIKSLYPDFDPYIITGLIRFMSEWTAIGARPQLGFGVVKIDDAYKIDTAPLYNWLRTVKGNCQYSGVPSLKNIFLARVRVPNATFKTPFLIKYDLRRLFANDEDVRHFIMGTVEGDRIGAKIKMSMPYNDGILRIWGWVPEEASVYNNEWDRNKVLDAIYNYLYKHYNLLEWREMNSSRDTLTPLNNDSLYFIRGLLGLGDDISEL from the coding sequence ATGGAATTAAAGTTAACTACTCTTACTCCTTTATGGACCGGTGGAGTTCATCCTGGTGAGATGGACCATATTCAGGAAGCTGGAATTATTGGCAGTATGCGTTGGTGGTTTGAGGTTTTTGTTCGTGGTGTAGGTGGAAAAGTTTGCAATCTAACTGAACGTGATAAATGTAGTTTTAGTGACAAAGACTATTACGATTCCACTGCTGTAACTTTGCACCAGAGGTTGCGGGATGCTGGCTTGTGCGATGTTTGTCAAGTATTTGGAGCGACTAAATGGGGAAGAAGGTTTAGATTAGAAATTATTGAAGATGATGTTATTTCTGTTGATAACAATAATCTTGTGCGAAAAATTAAGCTTTACGAGAGAGCTTATACAAGTAATAATGGAAAGAAAAAGATTCCTACGTGGTGGCTGTGGTCAAAAAGCGCTGTAGAGGATCAAAAGCCGAGAATTGGCAATTTTAGAATTCAGATAAAAAGCCTGTACCCTGATTTTGATCCATATATTATTACAGGGTTGATTCGCTTTATGAGTGAATGGACAGCAATTGGAGCCAGACCTCAGTTAGGCTTCGGTGTGGTAAAAATAGATGACGCGTATAAAATCGATACCGCGCCTTTATACAACTGGCTTAGGACAGTCAAAGGCAATTGCCAGTATTCGGGGGTACCTTCTTTAAAGAACATTTTTCTCGCTCGTGTCCGAGTACCTAATGCTACATTCAAAACACCTTTTCTTATAAAATATGATTTGCGCAGATTATTCGCTAATGATGAAGATGTACGACACTTTATTATGGGTACGGTGGAAGGTGATCGCATTGGTGCAAAGATTAAGATGTCAATGCCTTACAATGACGGCATATTACGCATATGGGGATGGGTACCAGAGGAAGCTAGTGTGTACAACAATGAGTGGGATAGAAATAAGGTTTTAGACGCTATATATAACTATTTATATAAGCATTATAATTTATTAGAATGGCGCGAAATGAATTCCAGCCGTGATACTTTAACACCCTTAAATAACGATTCTTTGTATTTTATACGAGGCTTATTGGGATTGGGGGACGATATAAGTGAGTTATGA
- a CDS encoding mannose-1-phosphate guanylyltransferase, translated as MITGVIMAGGKGERFWPKSRIKMPKQFLKLYGDRTMIQQTVDRLKKVMPIKNIFVVTNIDYAEIISDQIPDLPTGNILIEPMGKNTAACIGLAALHTQRLGEDSIMVVVPSDHVIKDEETYISVLKSAIEKAKAGDNLVTIGIKPSHPETGYGYIKFRKLTKEIINKNPVHKVEQFVEKPDYDTAVRYVESGNYLWNSGMFIWKTSAILNAIYRYMPELNKALNTIREYFDTDKIEQVLYEEYSKLESISIDYGVMEKAQNVYVVPGDFGWDDVGSWTSIERLYEKDENGNVIRGNVVSVDTKKCIITGSEKLIATLGIEDVIIVDTEDALLICSKDKAQDVKEVLKELKKRKAEYL; from the coding sequence ATGATAACAGGTGTTATCATGGCAGGGGGCAAAGGCGAGAGGTTTTGGCCCAAAAGCAGGATAAAGATGCCCAAGCAGTTTTTAAAGCTGTACGGCGACAGGACGATGATACAGCAGACGGTGGACAGGCTTAAAAAGGTTATGCCCATCAAGAATATATTTGTGGTGACAAACATTGACTACGCCGAGATCATAAGCGATCAGATACCGGATTTGCCCACGGGCAACATACTTATAGAACCTATGGGTAAAAACACAGCCGCGTGTATAGGCCTTGCAGCCCTTCACACCCAAAGACTTGGTGAAGATTCTATCATGGTGGTTGTTCCTTCTGATCACGTGATAAAAGACGAAGAAACGTACATAAGTGTGCTAAAATCGGCTATAGAGAAGGCGAAAGCAGGGGACAACCTGGTTACGATAGGCATAAAGCCATCACATCCTGAAACGGGTTACGGATATATAAAGTTTAGAAAGCTGACCAAAGAGATAATAAATAAAAATCCGGTTCATAAGGTAGAGCAATTTGTAGAAAAGCCTGATTACGACACAGCGGTAAGATACGTGGAAAGCGGAAATTACCTCTGGAATAGCGGTATGTTCATATGGAAAACATCGGCTATATTGAATGCCATATACAGATACATGCCGGAATTAAATAAGGCACTGAACACCATAAGGGAATATTTTGATACGGATAAAATAGAACAGGTATTATACGAAGAGTATTCAAAGCTTGAGAGCATATCCATAGATTATGGCGTGATGGAGAAGGCTCAAAATGTCTATGTGGTGCCTGGCGATTTTGGCTGGGACGATGTCGGAAGCTGGACATCTATAGAGAGGCTTTACGAAAAAGACGAAAACGGCAACGTCATAAGAGGCAATGTGGTGAGCGTAGATACAAAGAAGTGTATCATAACAGGCAGTGAGAAGCTCATTGCTACATTGGGTATAGAAGATGTCATAATCGTTGATACGGAAGATGCTTTGTTGATATGTTCAAAGGATAAAGCCCAGGATGTAAAGGAGGTATTGAAGGAGCTTAAAAAGAGAAAAGCTGAGTATTTATGA
- a CDS encoding DEAD/DEAH box helicase produces MIDINSHIRKRIQSYLYRDVKTIVVLKGVNIGIYDEDFVIDIGKILENKFGYFSEIVQSGRKVITYDEYMLLYDFVLAQYNKIVILENNLFINYYPLEVKMSDDMKKSLLVHYDEEKMLDNEINDVTDLTSVYANFKCINGRYYVVYNNIVSHEKEFKIQMFENISENIEREIVEPSSLCYKIIDEEDYISMIDDVMNNMPDKIYILEKNTALSKVLIEKIKILKYIFKDSIEIKIGIVKEDRSETNIRKEFLDILKTYWGYDSFRKIKVYDISRLNNKEKAIEEVSQGEIIAKIVEQVEKCYHQENYRDVFVTAPTGAGKSVMFQIPAIYLTNEYELFTIVISPLIGLMKDQVNNLENLNYSYARTINSDISPIQRQKIINDIADKKCHILYISPESLLSKSDLEQIIGDRTLGLLVVDEAHIVTTWGKQFRPDYWYLGDHLNKIKKAQIKKKGMGFVIATFTATAIYGGIENMYEETVQSLKMVDPITYLGFVKRDDIKINVKRVETITGRTEYELNKFDQLFDKIDYALMFNKKMLIYFPTIALIERFWDYCTMKNIIKYISKYHGNLSAYEKEENYQKFKNSETLIMLATKAFGMGIDINDIEIVAHFAPTGNVCDYIQEIGRAARRPDLNGEAYYRFMKNDFKHINRLHGLSIVKEYQLIEVIRKVHELYQENIKNEGKFTKRRNGMLVDAESFSHIFETPFFNEDDGINKVKTAMLLIQKDFERRFGFSPFYTRPIPIFEIGYFKIDPVTQKNIVSEYGEIVEELDHSLHICSVNLKKIWEQDFNVKYSFPKFKYLLYTKDNELMFGYKEDMKPALSVNIKFQNNYLQRYDECMNAIKTIINKSIREEKFYDIDGKDGLVKELMSLIYVNEYKARSIIETIISAMSVYQRDYNRNIHGKVLAVKPLKSGDYKYKFMNGSSGFFRWIENGFNNICDNTKDGTLYLIDEEGDIDFKEKILILGVLETFGVLVFKALGGRNSQIYIYVNQTKTMREIINKPWSYKNKLLELISERHKMSVEMLTYLFQGGFSNEEFWSLIEDYFLGIIPDKVIKAYEKSTGKKVNY; encoded by the coding sequence TTGATAGATATAAATAGTCATATAAGGAAAAGGATTCAGAGCTATCTATATAGGGATGTTAAAACTATTGTAGTATTAAAGGGCGTGAATATAGGTATTTACGATGAAGATTTTGTTATTGATATTGGTAAAATACTGGAGAATAAATTTGGTTATTTTTCTGAGATAGTACAAAGTGGTCGTAAGGTAATTACCTATGATGAATATATGTTACTGTATGATTTTGTGTTAGCCCAATACAACAAGATAGTAATTTTAGAAAACAATTTATTTATCAATTATTATCCATTGGAAGTTAAAATGTCTGACGATATGAAAAAATCATTGCTTGTTCATTACGATGAAGAAAAGATGTTGGATAATGAAATCAATGACGTAACTGATTTAACATCGGTATATGCAAATTTCAAGTGTATTAATGGTAGGTATTATGTAGTATACAATAATATAGTATCCCATGAGAAAGAATTTAAGATTCAGATGTTTGAAAATATTTCTGAAAACATTGAAAGAGAAATAGTTGAACCATCTAGTCTGTGTTACAAAATAATTGATGAAGAAGATTATATTTCGATGATAGATGATGTAATGAATAACATGCCTGATAAAATTTACATATTAGAAAAAAACACTGCCTTGAGTAAGGTATTAATAGAAAAAATTAAAATATTAAAGTACATCTTTAAAGATAGCATAGAAATAAAAATCGGTATAGTTAAGGAAGATAGAAGTGAAACCAATATAAGGAAGGAATTTTTAGACATCTTGAAAACTTACTGGGGGTATGATAGTTTTAGAAAAATAAAAGTGTATGATATCAGTCGACTGAACAATAAAGAAAAAGCAATTGAAGAAGTATCTCAGGGTGAGATTATCGCTAAGATAGTAGAACAAGTTGAAAAGTGTTATCATCAAGAAAATTATAGAGATGTCTTTGTGACAGCGCCCACAGGAGCAGGAAAGTCAGTTATGTTCCAAATTCCTGCGATTTATCTTACAAATGAATATGAACTTTTCACCATTGTCATATCCCCGTTAATTGGATTAATGAAGGACCAGGTTAATAACTTGGAAAATCTTAATTACAGTTATGCACGTACTATAAATTCAGATATTTCTCCTATTCAAAGACAAAAAATAATCAATGATATTGCGGATAAAAAATGCCATATTCTATATATATCGCCGGAATCGTTGCTTAGCAAAAGTGATTTAGAACAAATTATAGGAGATAGGACTTTAGGACTGTTGGTTGTTGATGAAGCCCATATTGTCACAACATGGGGGAAGCAATTTAGACCGGATTATTGGTATTTAGGGGATCATTTAAATAAGATTAAAAAAGCTCAGATCAAGAAAAAAGGCATGGGGTTTGTGATAGCGACATTTACGGCTACCGCTATCTATGGTGGTATTGAAAATATGTATGAAGAGACGGTACAAAGTCTTAAAATGGTAGATCCAATAACATATCTTGGCTTTGTAAAGAGAGACGATATTAAAATTAACGTTAAAAGGGTAGAAACAATTACCGGGAGAACAGAATACGAGTTAAACAAATTTGATCAATTATTTGACAAGATAGATTACGCGTTGATGTTTAATAAAAAAATGCTAATATATTTTCCCACTATAGCGTTAATTGAGAGATTTTGGGATTACTGTACAATGAAGAATATTATTAAATACATTTCAAAATATCATGGCAATTTGAGTGCATACGAAAAAGAGGAGAATTATCAAAAATTTAAAAATTCTGAAACACTCATTATGCTAGCAACTAAAGCGTTTGGCATGGGCATAGATATAAATGATATTGAAATTGTAGCGCATTTTGCACCTACAGGGAATGTATGTGATTATATACAAGAAATAGGTAGGGCTGCCAGAAGACCAGACCTTAATGGTGAGGCATATTACAGGTTTATGAAAAATGACTTTAAACATATTAATAGATTACATGGATTATCTATAGTAAAAGAATATCAATTAATAGAAGTAATTCGAAAAGTTCATGAGCTATACCAGGAGAACATAAAAAATGAAGGGAAATTTACGAAGAGGAGAAATGGAATGCTGGTGGATGCAGAAAGTTTCTCACATATTTTTGAAACACCTTTCTTTAATGAAGACGATGGCATAAACAAGGTCAAGACAGCCATGTTATTAATACAGAAGGATTTTGAAAGACGATTTGGATTTTCACCATTTTATACAAGGCCTATACCTATTTTTGAAATTGGATACTTTAAAATAGATCCGGTGACACAAAAAAATATTGTGAGCGAATATGGCGAGATAGTAGAAGAACTAGATCATTCTTTACACATTTGTTCTGTAAATTTGAAGAAAATTTGGGAACAAGATTTCAATGTAAAATATTCGTTTCCTAAATTTAAATATTTGCTTTATACGAAAGATAATGAATTAATGTTTGGATATAAAGAAGATATGAAACCTGCGCTTAGTGTTAACATCAAATTTCAAAATAATTATTTACAGCGATATGATGAGTGTATGAATGCGATAAAAACGATAATAAATAAATCTATAAGAGAAGAAAAGTTTTATGATATAGATGGAAAAGATGGGTTAGTAAAAGAGTTAATGAGCTTGATTTATGTAAATGAGTATAAAGCAAGGAGCATAATAGAAACAATAATTTCGGCTATGTCTGTATATCAAAGGGACTATAATAGGAATATTCATGGAAAAGTTTTAGCTGTTAAACCTTTGAAATCCGGCGATTATAAATATAAGTTTATGAATGGATCGTCTGGATTTTTTAGATGGATTGAAAATGGTTTTAATAATATATGTGACAATACGAAAGATGGGACGTTGTATTTGATAGATGAAGAAGGAGATATAGATTTTAAAGAAAAAATACTCATTTTAGGAGTATTAGAGACGTTTGGTGTATTGGTCTTTAAAGCATTGGGTGGAAGAAACAGTCAGATTTATATTTATGTGAACCAAACTAAAACCATGAGAGAAATAATAAACAAGCCGTGGAGCTATAAAAATAAATTACTAGAACTTATAAGTGAAAGACATAAAATGTCAGTAGAGATGTTAACTTATCTTTTTCAAGGTGGCTTTAGTAATGAAGAATTTTGGAGTCTCATAGAAGATTATTTTTTAGGTATCATACCTGATAAGGTAATAAAAGCTTATGAAAAAAGCACAGGTAAAAAGGTGAATTATTAG
- a CDS encoding NAD-dependent epimerase/dehydratase family protein has product MKVLVTGGAGFIGSNFIKYMLKKHSDY; this is encoded by the coding sequence ATGAAGGTATTAGTGACAGGTGGAGCGGGTTTTATAGGTAGCAACTTTATTAAATACATGTTAAAAAAACATAGCGATTATTAA
- a CDS encoding GDP-mannose 4,6-dehydratase, translating to MHDRELPVYGDGLNIRDWLYVEYHCRAIDMVLHDGKIGEVYNIGGNNEKRNIEIVKLILKELGKPESLIRYVKDRPGHDRRYAIDSSKIQKELGWKPIYSFEDGMRKTIQWYLKNKEWWEKLI from the coding sequence CTGCACGATAGGGAATTGCCGGTATACGGAGACGGGTTAAATATAAGGGATTGGCTGTACGTAGAATATCATTGCAGGGCCATAGATATGGTGCTGCATGATGGAAAAATAGGTGAGGTTTACAATATAGGCGGCAACAATGAGAAAAGGAATATCGAAATAGTAAAGCTTATATTAAAAGAACTAGGCAAACCTGAATCATTGATAAGGTACGTAAAAGACAGGCCTGGACACGACAGGAGGTATGCTATAGATTCCTCGAAGATTCAGAAAGAGCTGGGCTGGAAGCCTATTTACAGTTTTGAAGATGGCATGAGAAAGACTATACAATGGTATTTAAAGAATAAAGAATGGTGGGAAAAGTTGATATAG
- a CDS encoding RAMP superfamily CRISPR-associated protein, producing the protein MSYEYHAFCMENLKTVLDELEQASRDYGQAAKKQRYEESQRQAKYDMIEKMKQSNKSIHLSYMWFLAKKEFADSIDNNKESRIFSTVLNDMRSVWQQDLSGSLFPDAFHFIPDERSLTFLPYLSFILSVPFVLRKPYISRDDNYFYIIDNPVKKEWVFKSPYVAPSQWKGALRSAMMRKIVEELHRVGDEDAFMKKRLQLYRLFGNEKDGTEDYLNKMLALKRIGPSPENTDKKQQEEWFKLFNNEIQRVQNEFNTILRKNRYQASDIEGFQGRLYFYPTFFNEIGIEVINPHDRKSGAGSQPIYFECVPAGGKGIFSLIYTPLSFCLLNDAEHFQEVAKDLEILAQGIYAMLTTFGFGAKTTNGYGVIEEILESPGMLAIKLPWQNELCETFDSLVQLQVIVKEIAETLRKEGQHE; encoded by the coding sequence GTGAGTTATGAGTATCATGCTTTTTGTATGGAAAATCTCAAAACGGTTCTAGACGAATTGGAGCAAGCTTCTAGGGATTATGGGCAAGCAGCGAAAAAGCAAAGATACGAAGAATCACAGAGACAAGCTAAATATGATATGATAGAGAAAATGAAACAAAGCAATAAATCTATTCATCTTAGTTATATGTGGTTTTTGGCAAAAAAAGAATTTGCAGATAGTATAGACAATAACAAAGAATCCAGAATATTTTCAACGGTACTTAATGATATGCGCAGTGTGTGGCAACAAGATTTATCAGGTAGTTTGTTTCCGGATGCTTTTCATTTTATACCTGATGAGCGTTCATTAACATTTTTACCGTATTTGAGTTTCATATTAAGTGTTCCATTTGTTCTTCGCAAGCCCTATATCAGCAGAGATGACAATTATTTTTACATTATCGACAACCCAGTAAAAAAGGAGTGGGTCTTTAAATCACCTTATGTGGCACCCAGCCAGTGGAAAGGTGCACTGCGATCGGCTATGATGCGAAAAATTGTGGAAGAGCTACATCGAGTGGGTGATGAAGATGCTTTCATGAAAAAACGACTTCAGCTTTATCGCCTTTTTGGCAATGAGAAAGATGGTACAGAAGATTACTTAAACAAAATGCTTGCGCTCAAACGAATTGGACCTTCGCCCGAAAATACAGATAAAAAACAACAGGAAGAGTGGTTTAAGCTTTTTAACAATGAAATACAAAGGGTTCAAAACGAATTCAATACAATTCTTCGAAAAAACAGGTACCAAGCTAGCGATATTGAAGGTTTCCAGGGACGCCTATATTTTTACCCTACTTTCTTTAATGAGATTGGGATAGAGGTAATAAATCCCCATGATAGAAAAAGTGGTGCGGGTTCTCAGCCAATTTACTTTGAATGTGTCCCTGCTGGAGGGAAGGGTATATTTTCGTTAATTTATACGCCTTTGAGTTTTTGTTTACTAAATGATGCTGAACATTTTCAAGAAGTTGCAAAAGACCTGGAAATTTTGGCACAAGGTATATATGCTATGTTAACCACTTTTGGCTTTGGTGCAAAGACGACAAACGGTTATGGGGTGATAGAGGAGATCCTTGAAAGTCCAGGTATGTTAGCTATCAAGTTGCCATGGCAAAATGAACTTTGTGAAACTTTCGATAGTTTAGTGCAGCTTCAAGTTATAGTGAAAGAAATTGCGGAAACTTTACGAAAGGAGGGACAGCATGAGTGA
- a CDS encoding sigma-70 family RNA polymerase sigma factor: protein MNKEYIINKVRPFLNNKGMLTEENFNKLFSKLTLRQQYEVINILIEENIEIDYESEGEIDQKNVEVYKGNLYAKKIKNLTNEQLCAIYQQGNRLALEALIIRNANLVRSRAFKYFKKYNHRLDEEDLVQCGFMGLMKAAERFDFKKEVKFVTYATWWIDQYILRNIIEYGFIIRIPVHYFEKVNKIMGILYLYPDYSKDQILELVKKDGIDKDKFEEIIFIVENILSTASLNSFVGEEKDTELGELIIDENNLSVEEEVENKILKETIDCVLDTLTEREKDILGLRFGLKDGIERTLEQIGLKYGLTRERIRQLEAKAIKKLGKPEISAKLKDFLWG from the coding sequence ATGAACAAGGAATATATAATAAATAAAGTTAGGCCGTTCTTAAATAATAAAGGGATGCTTACAGAAGAGAACTTTAATAAGTTATTTTCCAAGCTTACTTTACGGCAACAATATGAAGTAATTAATATTTTGATAGAAGAAAACATTGAAATAGATTATGAAAGCGAAGGGGAAATTGATCAAAAGAACGTTGAAGTGTATAAGGGTAATTTGTATGCAAAGAAAATAAAAAATCTTACTAATGAGCAATTATGTGCGATATATCAGCAGGGAAATAGATTAGCATTAGAAGCTCTTATTATTAGAAATGCTAATCTCGTAAGGAGTAGGGCATTTAAATATTTTAAAAAATATAACCATAGGCTTGACGAAGAAGATTTAGTTCAGTGTGGATTTATGGGGTTGATGAAGGCTGCAGAGCGTTTTGATTTTAAAAAAGAGGTCAAATTTGTAACTTATGCTACGTGGTGGATAGATCAATATATATTGAGAAATATAATAGAGTATGGATTCATTATTAGGATTCCTGTCCATTATTTTGAAAAAGTAAATAAAATAATGGGAATTTTATATCTATATCCAGATTATTCGAAAGATCAAATATTAGAGCTAGTGAAAAAAGATGGGATAGATAAAGATAAGTTTGAAGAAATTATTTTTATAGTGGAAAATATCTTATCTACTGCATCGCTTAACAGTTTTGTTGGAGAGGAAAAAGATACTGAATTAGGAGAACTTATTATCGATGAAAATAATCTTTCAGTTGAAGAAGAAGTTGAAAATAAAATATTAAAGGAAACTATTGATTGTGTTTTGGACACATTGACGGAAAGGGAAAAAGATATTCTTGGATTGAGATTCGGATTAAAGGATGGTATAGAGAGAACTTTAGAACAAATAGGCTTGAAATATGGTCTTACCAGGGAGAGAATAAGGCAATTAGAGGCTAAAGCTATTAAAAAATTGGGGAAGCCGGAAATATCGGCAAAATTGAAAGACTTTTTATGGGGATGA
- a CDS encoding sugar transferase has translation MKLNFNIYKFRTMYKDAEKMTGPVLATDDDPRITKVGKILRAARLDELPQLFNVLKGEMSFVGPRPERPFFVAQFEKQYPTYTYRHNVKAGITGLAQVLGKYTTDFDDKLRFDLMYITNYSIWLDIKIILLTIKTALMKEASSGVKDDMTLNQLLESLNYNVYREVGVTKLDK, from the coding sequence TTGAAGCTAAATTTTAATATATACAAATTCAGGACCATGTATAAAGATGCGGAAAAAATGACGGGCCCGGTACTGGCTACAGATGACGATCCTCGCATAACAAAGGTTGGTAAAATCTTGAGAGCAGCGCGGTTGGATGAACTGCCCCAGCTTTTTAATGTTTTAAAGGGCGAGATGAGTTTTGTGGGTCCCCGACCGGAAAGACCATTTTTTGTTGCCCAATTTGAGAAGCAATATCCGACTTATACTTACAGGCATAACGTTAAAGCGGGCATAACAGGACTGGCCCAGGTACTGGGTAAATATACCACAGACTTTGATGATAAGTTGAGATTTGACCTTATGTACATAACCAATTACTCTATATGGTTGGATATAAAGATAATACTGCTGACGATAAAAACAGCTTTGATGAAGGAGGCTTCATCAGGCGTAAAGGATGATATGACATTAAATCAGCTTTTGGAATCGTTGAATTATAACGTCTATCGAGAAGTAGGGGTTACTAAACTGGATAAATGA